A region of Salinibacter sp. 10B DNA encodes the following proteins:
- a CDS encoding NAD-dependent epimerase/dehydratase family protein, with protein MGERPTVAIAGATGFIGTALRRALADEYDLIGLTRSPVRARVNATAASGETWQHCDLFDPYAVWDGLKGADYAIYLVHSMLPSARLTQGNVADLDLLQADNFARAAEAQGVEQILYLGALVPEDASDLPFPLRRRLEVEQALGSTSVPLTTLRAGLVVGPGGTWLRLLLNLVRRLPVMVLPSWTRAITQPIALRDVVRGLARALGDERTYGATYDIGGPDIMSYREMLLRTARVLGLERHTTTVPMESPRLSKLWVRVFGGGPWALISPIIDSLRYQTRVQPNEMQTWLQQDSTHFEEAVAASVDEKGRPLPNPRDELRPREDEIIRAQSVARSVQRMPCPSGFTARDIANEYLRWLPRLGWPLLRVRVSYGRVARFQLRPSGHTLLTLRFAADRSPEGRQLFFVTGGLLVENGEPSGRLEFRQVMGGEAVLAAVHDFSPRLPWVLYNSTQALVHLLVMRQFRRHLAHLSE; from the coding sequence ATGGGCGAACGTCCAACGGTGGCCATTGCCGGTGCCACTGGTTTCATCGGAACGGCCCTACGCCGAGCGCTAGCGGACGAGTACGACCTCATCGGACTCACGCGATCGCCGGTGCGGGCACGGGTGAATGCGACGGCCGCGTCCGGCGAAACGTGGCAGCACTGCGATCTTTTTGATCCCTATGCTGTGTGGGATGGGCTGAAAGGCGCCGATTACGCCATTTACCTCGTTCATTCGATGCTTCCGTCCGCCCGGCTTACACAGGGGAACGTGGCGGATCTTGATCTGCTGCAGGCCGACAACTTTGCACGCGCGGCGGAGGCACAGGGGGTTGAACAGATCCTCTACCTGGGGGCTCTTGTCCCGGAGGACGCATCCGATTTGCCCTTTCCCCTTCGTCGACGGCTGGAGGTTGAGCAGGCCCTTGGGTCGACCTCCGTTCCCCTCACGACGCTCCGCGCCGGTCTCGTCGTAGGACCGGGCGGCACGTGGCTCCGATTGCTACTGAATCTGGTGCGGCGGCTGCCGGTGATGGTGCTTCCCTCATGGACGCGCGCCATTACACAACCCATTGCCCTTCGGGATGTAGTACGGGGACTCGCGCGGGCGCTTGGGGACGAGAGAACCTACGGGGCAACCTATGACATTGGGGGGCCCGACATTATGAGCTATCGCGAGATGCTTCTCCGCACGGCCCGCGTGCTGGGACTGGAGCGACACACCACGACGGTGCCCATGGAGTCGCCCCGGCTGTCCAAACTCTGGGTGCGCGTCTTTGGCGGAGGGCCGTGGGCCCTTATCAGCCCAATTATCGACAGCCTGCGATATCAGACGCGCGTCCAGCCCAACGAAATGCAGACGTGGCTGCAGCAGGACAGCACTCATTTTGAAGAGGCCGTAGCGGCCTCGGTCGACGAGAAGGGACGCCCGCTTCCCAATCCCCGAGATGAACTGCGGCCCCGGGAGGACGAGATCATTCGGGCACAGAGTGTGGCACGGTCCGTTCAGCGCATGCCGTGCCCGTCCGGCTTTACGGCCCGCGACATTGCCAACGAATACCTGCGCTGGCTTCCTCGGCTCGGCTGGCCCCTGCTTCGGGTGCGGGTGTCTTATGGACGTGTAGCCCGTTTCCAGTTGCGCCCCTCAGGACATACGCTGCTCACGCTTCGCTTTGCCGCTGATCGTAGCCCAGAGGGGCGACAACTGTTTTTCGTGACGGGGGGGCTGCTCGTTGAAAACGGGGAGCCGTCCGGGCGACTCGAATTCCGGCAGGTGATGGGGGGAGAGGCTGTTCTGGCGGCCGTGCACGACTTTTCCCCGCGGCTGCCGTGGGTACTGTACAATAGCACACAGGCGCTCGTGCACCTGCTCGTCATGCGACAGTTTCGGCGCCACCTCGCCCATCTGTCCGAGTAG
- a CDS encoding AAA family ATPase: MATFTDAPFTDDQQAAYDEVYDRLARGERYTGLRGYAGTGKTYLVSRLVEQLVEEECAVTVCAPTHKAVQVLTEELGEAPVQMQTLHSFLGLRLQPTEDGEYELVAEETQDYAAGVVIVDEASMIGREEWAHIEDSPFWLQWLFVGDPAQLPPVNEEPSPALDVPGPTLETIHRQAADNPILELATQIRTGEKGRFSSTFEDGKGVAITHDRGEFLDSVLRVFDTEAFAEDATHARVLAYRNKTVRRYNREIRTERYGTDADRFVEGEWLVATETWYHDGVARLTNSEEVRVKTATVDTFEADDQSEWKTWKLKVRTPGRGLTRTAFVLHEDDFERYEERLERRREAAKKDGSKWERYYELRERFARVDYAYASTVHKAQGSTFDTVFVDRRDLRACRGEERNALLYVAVTRPARRLALLV; this comes from the coding sequence ATGGCGACGTTTACCGACGCCCCCTTCACCGACGACCAGCAGGCTGCCTACGACGAGGTCTATGACCGTCTCGCACGCGGGGAGCGGTACACCGGCCTGCGGGGATACGCCGGCACAGGAAAAACGTATCTCGTGAGCCGTCTCGTCGAGCAACTCGTGGAGGAGGAATGCGCGGTTACGGTGTGTGCGCCCACCCACAAGGCCGTGCAGGTACTAACCGAGGAGCTTGGGGAGGCGCCCGTCCAGATGCAGACGCTTCACTCCTTCCTGGGCCTCCGCCTGCAACCCACGGAGGATGGGGAGTACGAGCTGGTGGCCGAGGAGACGCAGGACTACGCCGCCGGGGTTGTGATTGTCGACGAGGCGTCGATGATTGGACGGGAGGAATGGGCCCACATTGAAGACTCACCGTTTTGGCTACAGTGGCTCTTCGTGGGCGATCCTGCACAGTTGCCGCCCGTCAACGAGGAGCCGTCGCCGGCCCTCGACGTGCCCGGGCCCACGCTGGAAACGATTCACCGCCAGGCGGCCGACAACCCCATTCTAGAGCTTGCCACCCAGATCCGAACGGGAGAGAAGGGCCGGTTCAGCAGCACGTTCGAGGACGGCAAGGGCGTAGCCATTACGCATGACCGCGGGGAGTTTCTCGATAGTGTGCTGCGGGTCTTCGATACTGAGGCTTTTGCCGAAGACGCTACGCATGCTCGCGTCCTTGCCTATAGAAACAAGACGGTGCGTCGCTACAACCGCGAAATTCGGACGGAGCGGTACGGAACTGATGCCGACCGGTTTGTGGAGGGAGAGTGGCTTGTGGCCACAGAGACGTGGTATCACGACGGCGTGGCCCGCTTGACCAACAGCGAGGAGGTGCGTGTCAAAACCGCTACCGTTGATACCTTCGAGGCCGATGATCAGAGCGAGTGGAAGACGTGGAAGTTGAAGGTGCGTACGCCGGGGCGAGGGCTCACACGTACGGCCTTTGTACTGCACGAGGACGACTTCGAACGCTATGAGGAACGGCTGGAGCGCCGTCGCGAGGCCGCGAAAAAGGATGGCTCGAAATGGGAGCGGTACTACGAACTTCGCGAGCGCTTCGCGAGGGTCGACTACGCGTATGCGTCGACCGTCCATAAGGCGCAGGGCTCCACGTTCGATACCGTCTTCGTGGATCGCCGCGATCTGCGGGCGTGTCGGGGCGAGGAGCGGAACGCGCTTCTCTATGTGGCCGTCACTCGGCCTGCCCGGCGACTTGCGCTGTTAGTCTGA
- a CDS encoding CDP-alcohol phosphatidyltransferase family protein encodes MPAFRTANLFERWSLANAVGMLGTTAAAVWAGHSELFLVSGIALLALLVFVGRHQWTPQGDFGSANTVTAFRAGLLCFLPSAAAHGPLFLIGLSICVLATDGLDGWLARRAGRSSTFGAFFDKETDALFLLLLCGIAAFQDRLPAWILVAGLLRYGFVLLLFLPFTTETTEARSDLARYIYSGMIGALLFSFLPYAPLARPLALLATLALTISFGHSLWRMLPPSSPSKTP; translated from the coding sequence ATGCCCGCTTTTCGTACCGCAAATCTCTTCGAGCGGTGGTCGCTCGCCAATGCCGTCGGCATGCTGGGAACAACCGCCGCGGCGGTCTGGGCCGGGCATTCGGAGCTGTTTCTCGTGAGCGGCATTGCGCTGCTGGCGCTTCTTGTGTTCGTGGGCCGACATCAGTGGACTCCGCAAGGGGACTTCGGCAGTGCCAACACGGTTACAGCTTTTCGCGCTGGGCTGCTCTGCTTTCTTCCGTCCGCGGCGGCGCACGGTCCGCTTTTTCTCATCGGACTGAGCATCTGCGTCCTCGCGACTGACGGCCTCGACGGATGGCTCGCCCGTCGTGCCGGTCGGTCGTCTACCTTCGGGGCCTTCTTCGACAAGGAGACGGATGCCTTATTTCTCCTTCTCCTGTGTGGAATCGCTGCGTTTCAGGACCGACTGCCGGCTTGGATACTCGTTGCTGGTCTCTTGCGCTATGGCTTTGTCCTGCTGCTCTTTCTCCCCTTTACCACGGAGACCACCGAGGCGCGATCGGATCTTGCCCGTTACATCTACAGCGGCATGATTGGCGCGCTCCTCTTCTCGTTTCTCCCCTACGCCCCCCTGGCTCGTCCGCTGGCCCTCCTCGCGACCCTGGCACTCACCATTTCCTTCGGCCATTCGCTCTGGAGAATGCTGCCCCCCTCTTCCCCCTCAAAAACGCCATAA
- a CDS encoding GWxTD domain-containing protein has protein sequence MNCFDAGRLFDRLLVAVLGGKVWGLLVLVLAGGGSLMPVEAQWTSARLEPLSPAAQAKGGIELLRAGRIEEARSFLEEAFSARPSLILPERGAVAYWAGEAYARAGDSVQARAAWQKGARLLQEKEAFDVRLADAYLRSLTRGQLRDQRLRAVEAYAGLMEQVGPDSASGVQELFRRRVAQIVPLMTEEVFAQVVGEGARDEDPATWTFRAGAGDSLQAWWRGLDPYPDTPENERLEEHLTRLVHARQSFACEEAVSGFDRRGTVYLRFGAPYKRRELSYKNGEFFREVFRFGVPVSSSSFPESEIWLYPGLSDFGYYLFAEGEGTDCYEEVRTNDLMPNTLTRMRSNTERGLNIAYSSLMAMRAIYRELALYHISFSTRYSEIADYANYQEMEATKAEIDRRMGRETNSGGARHVTVGAGVGMTRTVTINPVIGMEAPTQFVTQMVAQAQQADRYAEKRREDEMPRQYTALHDNVPELPVAIRMARFLNEDGTTRTEVYWGISAEAARLQPDAEDEEPAPSMIRFSATQHNKDRTQVQRRNRRHELQARPDTDREAFTPPPIAFKNITSLHHLSLQWTQHRLWQEEDGAIAGLGPKRRFTIVRADSLSPLRASGPEPEMSDLKVLSLPDTTANILAQPEQYSYPYPFSSLTADTPLLLSFEVYHLSFGNDDRTRYTISYEVKGETQRGWSRLFRGQDTQRTTTETTRQGTERRARERILLDLSRISRDEAQDVRVTVRVTDEVTGASVTRSLDFMLRPTDAS, from the coding sequence ATGAATTGCTTTGATGCTGGTCGTCTATTTGATCGTTTGCTTGTCGCAGTCCTAGGAGGGAAGGTATGGGGACTTCTCGTACTGGTGTTGGCGGGAGGAGGAAGCCTGATGCCGGTGGAGGCTCAGTGGACGTCGGCGCGTCTCGAACCGCTGTCACCGGCGGCACAGGCAAAGGGGGGGATTGAACTCCTTCGGGCGGGGCGGATCGAAGAGGCACGATCGTTTTTGGAAGAGGCCTTTTCTGCGCGTCCATCCCTCATCCTCCCGGAGCGGGGCGCAGTGGCCTACTGGGCGGGCGAAGCGTACGCCCGAGCGGGCGATTCGGTACAGGCACGGGCGGCTTGGCAGAAGGGCGCGCGCCTGCTGCAGGAAAAAGAGGCATTCGACGTCCGGTTGGCCGACGCATATCTGCGTTCCCTAACCCGTGGACAACTACGCGATCAACGACTTCGGGCCGTTGAGGCCTACGCCGGCTTGATGGAGCAGGTCGGGCCCGATTCCGCGTCGGGAGTACAGGAGCTCTTTCGGCGGCGTGTGGCTCAGATCGTTCCGCTCATGACGGAGGAGGTGTTTGCACAGGTCGTGGGGGAGGGGGCGCGAGACGAGGATCCGGCCACCTGGACGTTTCGGGCAGGAGCAGGAGACAGCCTTCAAGCCTGGTGGCGCGGCCTGGATCCGTATCCGGACACACCCGAGAATGAACGACTGGAGGAGCACCTCACGCGTCTCGTTCATGCTCGTCAATCCTTTGCTTGCGAAGAGGCGGTAAGCGGATTCGATAGGCGGGGGACAGTCTATCTCCGGTTCGGAGCGCCGTACAAGCGGCGAGAACTGAGCTACAAGAACGGGGAGTTTTTCCGAGAGGTCTTTCGTTTTGGGGTTCCAGTTTCTTCGTCTTCATTTCCAGAGAGTGAGATCTGGCTCTATCCCGGGCTTTCGGATTTCGGCTACTACCTCTTTGCGGAGGGGGAGGGCACGGATTGCTACGAAGAGGTGCGGACCAACGACCTGATGCCCAATACCCTCACTCGGATGCGAAGCAATACGGAGCGGGGACTGAACATTGCATACTCGTCTCTCATGGCCATGCGCGCGATTTATCGAGAACTGGCACTCTATCACATTAGCTTTAGTACCCGGTACAGCGAGATTGCCGATTATGCCAACTACCAGGAGATGGAGGCGACGAAAGCGGAAATCGACCGCAGGATGGGCAGGGAGACGAACAGTGGGGGGGCACGACATGTGACGGTGGGGGCCGGCGTGGGAATGACACGGACAGTAACGATCAATCCAGTGATCGGGATGGAGGCACCCACGCAATTTGTTACGCAGATGGTCGCGCAGGCTCAACAGGCAGACCGATACGCCGAGAAGCGTCGCGAAGACGAGATGCCTCGCCAGTACACGGCACTGCACGACAACGTGCCGGAGTTGCCCGTGGCAATCCGAATGGCCCGGTTTCTGAACGAAGACGGAACCACTCGCACAGAGGTGTACTGGGGCATCTCTGCCGAGGCGGCTCGTCTGCAGCCCGATGCGGAAGACGAAGAGCCTGCCCCTTCGATGATCCGGTTCTCTGCCACTCAACACAACAAGGACCGAACGCAGGTACAGCGACGAAACCGTCGTCACGAACTCCAGGCACGACCGGACACCGATCGGGAGGCGTTTACGCCACCCCCCATCGCGTTCAAAAATATCACGTCGCTTCATCACCTTTCTCTGCAGTGGACTCAACACCGGCTCTGGCAAGAAGAGGACGGTGCGATTGCGGGATTGGGGCCGAAGCGCCGGTTTACAATTGTTCGAGCCGATTCCCTGTCGCCCCTCCGCGCTTCGGGACCGGAACCTGAGATGAGCGACCTGAAAGTGTTGTCGCTTCCGGACACGACGGCGAACATACTGGCCCAGCCGGAACAGTATTCATATCCGTATCCCTTTTCGTCTCTCACGGCTGACACGCCCCTTCTGCTGTCCTTCGAGGTGTACCACCTCTCGTTCGGGAACGACGACCGAACCCGGTACACGATTTCGTATGAGGTGAAGGGCGAGACGCAACGGGGATGGAGTCGTCTTTTCCGAGGGCAGGATACACAGCGGACGACGACCGAGACCACGCGGCAGGGCACGGAGCGTCGCGCCCGTGAGCGCATTCTCCTCGACCTCTCGCGTATTAGTCGGGACGAGGCACAGGACGTGCGGGTTACGGTTCGAGTGACGGATGAAGTGACGGGGGCCTCCGTCACGCGATCCCTCGATTTCATGCTCCGTCCCACCGATGCCTCGTAG
- the ggt gene encoding gamma-glutamyltransferase has translation MRPLRTCTLLVLFFALAAPPAFAQNGDGGGDRLTGPEYARSPVVAQNGMAATSQPLASQIAINVLQKGGSAVDAAIAANAALGLMEPTGNGLGGDLFAIVYDPETDSLYGLNASGRSPRGLSYDEMQDELGDRDQIPLLGHLPVSVPGTASGWGKLHERFGSLSLEQDLAPAIRYAREGFPLSQVIAYYWQGNVDAFRENSDLLPESQNWKETYLIEGEDGEMRAPEEGEIFRNPDLANTLETIAQNGTEAFYEGEIAQTIADYAERTDGYLRMEDLRQHEANWVDPVSVDYRSVEVFELPPNGQGIAALQMLQILEGFDVEDMGHNSTDYLHVQAEAKKLVFEDRARFYADMDFADVPVQELISDEYAEKRRQLIEMDEVLSEPDAGSPRTATSDVSLDPEMRKRLQSGDTIYLTTADSTGMMVSLIQSNYAGMGSGLVPDGLGFMLQDRGALFTMEQDHPNAYEPGKRPFHTIIPAFAMKDGEPFLSFGVMGGGMQPQGHAQVLMNMVDFGLNVQAAGDAARYRHYGSSSPTGEAMDGRGTLRVESGVPENVVNALRGRGHAMDVGAGGYGGYQAIMWDPAEEVYWGGTEMRKDGIVIGY, from the coding sequence ATGCGTCCCCTTCGCACGTGTACCCTCCTCGTTCTCTTTTTCGCCCTCGCGGCCCCGCCCGCCTTTGCCCAAAACGGCGACGGCGGCGGCGACCGGCTGACCGGCCCCGAGTACGCCCGCAGCCCGGTCGTGGCCCAAAACGGCATGGCCGCCACCAGCCAGCCGCTCGCTTCGCAAATCGCGATCAACGTCCTGCAGAAGGGCGGCAGTGCTGTGGACGCCGCCATCGCGGCGAACGCGGCGCTCGGCCTCATGGAGCCCACCGGCAACGGCCTCGGCGGCGATCTCTTTGCGATTGTGTACGACCCGGAGACCGACTCGCTCTACGGCCTCAACGCCAGCGGCCGCTCCCCGCGCGGCCTCTCGTACGACGAGATGCAGGACGAGCTCGGCGACCGCGACCAGATTCCCCTCCTCGGCCACCTGCCGGTGAGCGTGCCCGGCACGGCCAGCGGCTGGGGCAAGCTGCATGAGCGCTTTGGCAGCCTCTCGCTGGAGCAGGACCTCGCCCCTGCCATCCGGTACGCACGAGAAGGCTTTCCCCTCTCGCAGGTGATCGCTTACTACTGGCAGGGCAACGTGGACGCCTTCCGCGAAAACAGCGACCTGCTGCCCGAGAGCCAAAACTGGAAGGAGACGTACCTGATTGAGGGCGAGGACGGGGAAATGCGCGCACCGGAGGAGGGCGAAATCTTCCGCAACCCGGACCTCGCCAACACCCTCGAAACGATCGCCCAGAACGGCACCGAGGCGTTCTACGAGGGCGAGATTGCCCAGACGATTGCCGACTACGCCGAGCGCACCGACGGCTACCTCCGCATGGAGGACCTCCGGCAGCACGAGGCCAACTGGGTCGACCCGGTCTCTGTCGACTACCGCAGTGTCGAAGTCTTTGAGCTGCCGCCGAACGGGCAGGGCATCGCGGCACTCCAGATGCTTCAGATTCTGGAGGGCTTCGACGTGGAAGACATGGGCCACAACTCCACCGACTACCTTCACGTGCAGGCAGAGGCAAAGAAGCTCGTCTTCGAGGACCGCGCCCGCTTTTACGCTGACATGGACTTTGCTGACGTGCCGGTGCAGGAGCTCATCTCCGACGAGTACGCTGAAAAGCGGCGCCAACTCATCGAGATGGACGAGGTGCTCTCCGAGCCGGACGCCGGCAGCCCGCGTACCGCCACGAGTGACGTGTCGCTCGACCCTGAGATGCGCAAGCGCCTCCAGAGTGGCGACACGATCTACCTCACCACGGCCGACTCGACGGGCATGATGGTCTCGCTCATCCAGAGCAACTACGCGGGCATGGGCAGCGGCCTCGTGCCGGACGGCCTGGGCTTCATGCTGCAGGACCGCGGCGCGCTCTTCACCATGGAGCAGGACCATCCCAATGCCTACGAGCCCGGCAAGCGACCTTTCCACACCATCATCCCAGCGTTTGCGATGAAGGACGGCGAGCCCTTCCTGAGCTTCGGCGTCATGGGCGGCGGCATGCAGCCGCAGGGGCACGCCCAGGTGCTTATGAACATGGTCGACTTCGGCCTCAACGTGCAAGCAGCGGGCGACGCGGCGCGCTACCGGCACTACGGCAGCAGCTCGCCCACCGGCGAGGCAATGGACGGACGCGGCACGCTCCGCGTAGAAAGCGGCGTGCCGGAGAACGTGGTGAACGCCCTCCGGGGACGGGGACACGCGATGGACGTGGGCGCCGGGGGCTACGGCGGCTACCAGGCCATCATGTGGGATCCGGCGGAAGAGGTGTACTGGGGCGGCACCGAGATGCGGAAGGACGGAATCGTGATTGGCTACTGA
- the pyrF gene encoding orotidine-5'-phosphate decarboxylase, whose amino-acid sequence MSDSFSSRLRSLQSDKESVVCVGLDPDPERLPAPLRDGRLLTDAVREFCATIVEATAPYACAYKPNFAFFEALGPAGLTVLHQVTQAIPDDCLLVGDAKRGDIGNSAQFYAQSIYEDLGFDACTVSPYLGRDSIAPFLDYEDTCTFVLARTSNDGAADLQEACTCDGTPLYRHVAQKVADWSGDADGTAGLVVGATAPEALAELRDDCPTLPFLIPGVGAQGGSPSAVVDAAQTDDGPILVNSSRSIIYASEGDNYADAAAEAAQELRDALRS is encoded by the coding sequence ATGTCCGACTCGTTTTCCTCCCGCCTTCGCTCCCTCCAATCCGACAAAGAGAGTGTCGTCTGCGTGGGGCTCGACCCCGACCCCGAACGGCTCCCCGCGCCGCTGCGGGACGGGCGCCTCCTCACCGACGCCGTGCGCGAGTTCTGTGCGACAATCGTAGAGGCCACCGCCCCCTACGCCTGTGCTTACAAGCCCAACTTCGCCTTTTTCGAAGCACTCGGCCCCGCCGGCCTCACGGTGCTCCATCAGGTGACGCAGGCCATCCCGGACGACTGCCTGCTCGTCGGCGACGCCAAGCGTGGCGACATCGGCAACTCGGCCCAGTTCTACGCGCAGTCCATCTACGAGGACCTGGGCTTCGATGCCTGCACGGTCTCGCCCTACCTGGGTCGCGACAGCATCGCACCGTTTCTCGACTACGAGGACACGTGCACGTTCGTCCTCGCCCGCACCTCCAACGACGGCGCGGCGGACCTGCAGGAGGCCTGCACCTGCGACGGCACGCCGCTCTATCGACACGTGGCGCAGAAGGTGGCCGACTGGTCCGGAGACGCCGATGGTACGGCGGGGCTCGTGGTAGGCGCAACGGCGCCTGAGGCACTGGCGGAGCTCCGCGACGACTGCCCGACACTTCCCTTCCTCATCCCGGGCGTGGGCGCGCAGGGCGGCTCGCCGAGCGCCGTGGTCGACGCGGCGCAGACGGACGACGGGCCCATTCTCGTTAACTCCAGCCGCAGCATCATCTATGCCTCGGAGGGCGACAACTACGCCGACGCGGCGGCGGAGGCGGCACAGGAGCTGCGGGACGCGCTCCGGTCGTAG
- a CDS encoding acyl-CoA dehydrogenase family protein, translating into MSNPNQGLSNIKGVSDEDQQMIQNIEAMMGPEPEDMGFIKNVFWGRFREDLLFPYPEEGQQERERCDELLEELEDYLENGHPRVEIDREQYIPQDVIDRLFDMGVMGMIIPEEYGGLGLGVTSYNRVLEMIGRYCASTAVMVSAHQSIGCKALVMFGSDDQKEEYLPMVAREKLSAFCLSEPNVGSDAAAQESFSVKTEDGDYILNGEKKWSTSGAFSGLLTVMCKNMVPDPETGELEQQGVNALIVTPDMDGVEVFENNRAKTGIRGTWQARFRFNDVRVPQENLLHKEGGGLKVALSCLNYGRCTLSAGVTGAAKQAMEQGIKWAQTRYQFERPLADFELVQQKIARMSAVTYAMDAMLYMMTGMLDRGDKDIMVETAMTKVFCSQFGWEVIDEVMQVMGGEGYMTEHEVERAWRDNRIHSIVEGSNEVMQSFIFAYGGKQLAEQMVSVQEALLWDTDESIGDNLSRIVTAATNPTVMSKALPLAGQLFLGLKPSAPEIRNVHPAVRDHADRLAKLVQKHSHYFKLVSKWEREEVVKHQAQQARVANNAIYLYALSTSLSKMDDQLRTGEFGPQFERDRAAFEYLFDWFENEIHRNFGEMRTNADESMREAAEAARSYNDTLPNDDYYIHEGSPLGRDAGKTPPSEHIQQFDGEGQDPREVNRAPGETDELDVEEIAEEATPRGGDGAPEEAAPPSEEEES; encoded by the coding sequence ATGTCAAATCCCAATCAGGGTCTCAGCAACATCAAGGGCGTCTCGGACGAGGATCAGCAAATGATCCAGAATATTGAGGCGATGATGGGGCCGGAACCCGAAGACATGGGCTTCATCAAGAACGTTTTCTGGGGCCGGTTTCGGGAGGATCTCCTCTTTCCGTATCCGGAAGAGGGGCAGCAGGAGCGGGAGCGCTGCGACGAGCTTCTGGAGGAACTGGAGGACTATCTGGAGAATGGACACCCTCGCGTCGAGATTGACCGTGAGCAGTACATTCCCCAGGACGTCATCGACCGGCTCTTCGACATGGGAGTGATGGGGATGATTATTCCCGAAGAGTACGGGGGACTCGGGCTCGGGGTGACCAGCTACAACCGAGTGCTGGAGATGATTGGTCGGTACTGCGCGTCCACCGCGGTGATGGTGAGCGCCCACCAGTCTATTGGGTGCAAGGCGCTCGTGATGTTTGGGTCCGACGACCAGAAAGAGGAGTACCTCCCGATGGTGGCGCGAGAGAAGCTGAGTGCCTTCTGCCTCTCGGAGCCGAACGTGGGGTCGGACGCGGCGGCACAGGAATCCTTTTCGGTGAAGACCGAGGACGGCGACTACATCCTAAACGGCGAGAAGAAGTGGTCGACCTCCGGGGCGTTTAGCGGGCTCCTCACGGTCATGTGCAAGAACATGGTGCCAGACCCGGAGACCGGGGAGCTGGAGCAGCAGGGCGTGAACGCTCTTATTGTGACGCCCGACATGGACGGGGTGGAGGTCTTTGAAAACAACCGGGCCAAGACGGGCATCCGAGGCACGTGGCAGGCCCGCTTCCGGTTCAACGACGTGCGGGTGCCGCAGGAAAACCTCCTTCACAAGGAGGGCGGGGGGCTCAAGGTGGCGCTCTCGTGTCTCAACTACGGCCGCTGTACGCTGAGTGCGGGCGTGACCGGCGCCGCCAAGCAGGCGATGGAGCAGGGCATCAAGTGGGCACAGACCCGCTACCAGTTCGAGCGTCCCCTGGCCGACTTTGAGCTCGTGCAGCAAAAGATTGCTCGCATGTCGGCGGTCACCTACGCGATGGACGCCATGCTCTACATGATGACGGGCATGCTGGATCGGGGCGACAAGGACATCATGGTAGAGACGGCAATGACCAAGGTGTTTTGCTCCCAGTTTGGGTGGGAGGTCATTGACGAAGTGATGCAGGTGATGGGCGGGGAAGGCTACATGACCGAGCACGAAGTGGAACGGGCTTGGCGAGACAACCGCATCCACTCGATCGTTGAGGGCTCGAACGAAGTCATGCAGTCCTTTATCTTCGCCTATGGGGGGAAGCAGCTCGCTGAGCAGATGGTCTCAGTGCAGGAGGCGCTGCTGTGGGACACCGACGAATCGATCGGGGACAACCTAAGCCGCATCGTGACGGCGGCCACAAACCCGACGGTGATGAGCAAGGCACTGCCGCTGGCGGGACAGCTCTTCCTTGGCCTCAAGCCAAGCGCACCGGAGATCCGAAACGTCCACCCGGCGGTGCGCGACCATGCAGATCGCCTGGCGAAGCTCGTGCAGAAGCACTCTCACTACTTCAAGCTCGTAAGCAAGTGGGAGCGCGAGGAGGTCGTGAAGCACCAGGCGCAGCAGGCTCGCGTGGCAAACAATGCCATCTACCTCTATGCCCTGTCGACCTCGCTGTCGAAGATGGACGATCAGCTCCGCACCGGCGAGTTTGGGCCGCAGTTTGAGCGGGACCGTGCGGCGTTCGAGTACCTGTTCGACTGGTTCGAGAATGAGATCCACCGTAACTTCGGCGAGATGCGCACCAATGCCGACGAGAGCATGCGCGAGGCGGCCGAGGCGGCACGATCCTACAACGACACGCTGCCCAACGACGATTACTATATCCACGAGGGCAGTCCACTGGGGCGCGACGCCGGCAAGACGCCGCCGTCTGAGCACATTCAGCAGTTCGACGGCGAGGGGCAGGATCCCCGCGAGGTGAACCGGGCGCCGGGGGAGACCGATGAGCTCGACGTGGAGGAGATCGCGGAGGAGGCGACGCCCCGTGGCGGAGACGGGGCGCCCGAAGAGGCGGCTCCGCCTTCGGAAGAGGAAGAGAGCTGA